A stretch of the uncultured Desulfobacter sp. genome encodes the following:
- the aspA gene encoding aspartate ammonia-lyase, which produces MHTKQNIIKLAAKSTGINEKDLAFFFNDARDQTYRPNEWIFHESMPRRWAGIVIEGEVELVRGLHGTSRKIGSITTGYMISESAFLGDASHVNGAFTRNGVKIWQISREKIDRLRETDPDFFYRIVSRIAVGINRRMRMLSDQLYENKKNDHVAANGFRLEYDSLGARDVSNDVYYGVQTQRAMENFAISGAHINNFEHMVEALAMVKKAAAMANHELGRIDQTKMEAITQACDEILYGKLHDQFTVDMFQGGAGTSTNMNANEVIANRGLEIMGHNKGKYQHLHPNDHVNCSQSTNDAYPTAIKLAVLLSKKNLVRAMEELRNCLERKAKEFKDVLKMGRTENQDAVPMTLGQEFSAYAVMIDSAISSITQAADAFRDVNMGATAIGTGINSPPGYADLVVKRLSEVSGFQLRRAKNLVEATQNAGIFVHMSANLKLAAVQISKICNDLRWLSSGPRCGLNEINLPPMQPGSSIMPGKVNPVIPELMNQICYQVMGYDTVVSMAAESSELELCMAEPIIAFDLLHGMMILKNGCITLVSRCISGIEANRDVCQSYVQTSIGLVTALVPLIGYEQSAAIAKEALKTGGSVYDLVLNKGLLTRAQLDDMLRPENMTDPRLITGRTDSC; this is translated from the coding sequence ATGCATACAAAACAAAACATTATAAAACTGGCCGCAAAATCCACTGGGATCAACGAAAAGGATCTGGCATTTTTTTTTAACGATGCCCGGGATCAAACATACCGGCCCAATGAATGGATATTCCATGAATCTATGCCCCGCAGATGGGCAGGTATTGTCATTGAAGGCGAGGTGGAGCTGGTGCGTGGGCTGCACGGAACGTCCCGCAAAATTGGCTCCATAACCACAGGATACATGATTAGTGAAAGTGCTTTTTTAGGAGACGCTTCACACGTGAATGGTGCTTTTACCCGAAATGGGGTGAAAATATGGCAGATATCACGGGAAAAAATTGATCGACTCAGAGAAACCGATCCTGATTTTTTTTACAGGATCGTCTCCCGGATTGCAGTGGGCATTAACCGACGCATGCGCATGCTTTCCGATCAACTTTATGAAAACAAGAAAAACGATCATGTGGCCGCAAACGGATTTCGTCTGGAATATGATTCCCTGGGCGCACGAGACGTTTCCAACGATGTTTATTACGGCGTGCAGACCCAACGCGCCATGGAAAACTTTGCCATTTCCGGCGCACACATCAACAATTTTGAGCACATGGTTGAAGCGCTGGCCATGGTCAAAAAGGCTGCAGCCATGGCCAATCATGAACTGGGCAGAATTGATCAAACCAAAATGGAAGCCATAACCCAAGCCTGTGATGAAATCCTTTACGGCAAACTGCACGACCAGTTCACTGTTGACATGTTTCAGGGGGGGGCCGGCACCTCCACTAATATGAATGCCAATGAGGTGATTGCCAATCGCGGCTTAGAGATCATGGGACATAATAAAGGCAAATATCAACACCTTCACCCCAATGACCATGTGAACTGTTCCCAATCCACCAATGACGCCTACCCCACGGCAATCAAACTGGCCGTGCTGCTATCCAAAAAGAATCTGGTCCGGGCAATGGAAGAGTTGCGCAATTGCCTGGAAAGAAAAGCCAAAGAATTTAAAGATGTGCTCAAAATGGGACGTACAGAAAATCAGGATGCCGTTCCCATGACCCTGGGACAGGAATTCAGCGCCTATGCGGTCATGATTGACAGCGCCATCAGCTCCATCACCCAGGCAGCCGATGCATTTCGGGATGTGAATATGGGTGCGACAGCCATTGGCACAGGCATTAACAGCCCCCCCGGCTATGCGGATCTGGTTGTAAAAAGGCTTTCGGAAGTCAGCGGTTTTCAGTTGCGAAGGGCCAAAAACCTGGTGGAGGCCACCCAGAATGCCGGTATTTTTGTCCACATGTCTGCCAACCTCAAACTTGCAGCCGTTCAGATTTCAAAAATTTGTAATGATCTTCGCTGGCTCTCTTCAGGTCCCCGTTGCGGCCTCAATGAGATTAATCTGCCCCCCATGCAGCCGGGATCCTCCATTATGCCGGGTAAGGTAAACCCGGTGATCCCGGAATTGATGAATCAAATCTGTTATCAAGTCATGGGATACGACACGGTTGTATCCATGGCCGCCGAATCCAGTGAATTAGAGCTGTGTATGGCCGAACCAATCATTGCATTTGATCTGCTGCACGGCATGATGATTCTTAAAAACGGCTGCATTACACTGGTTTCACGCTGCATCAGCGGCATTGAAGCGAACCGGGATGTATGCCAAAGCTATGTTCAGACCAGCATCGGATTGGTCACCGCGCTGGTTCCGTTAATTGGCTATGAACAGTCAGCTGCCATTGCAAAGGAAGCCCTCAAAACAGGTGGGAGTGTATATGACCTGGTTCTCAACAAAGGTCTGCTCACCCGAGCGCAACTTGATGACATGCTGCGCCCGGAAAACATGACAGACCCCAGGCTCATTACAGGTCGAACAGATTCGTGCTGA
- the cysK gene encoding cysteine synthase A, which translates to MKAIKDITLACGNTPLVYLETPSRECGANLYAKLEYFNPMGSVKDRIGLAMIEAGLKSGQIGADTLIVEPTSGNTGIALAFVARIKGLKLILTMPETMSMERQKLLRHLGAQLVLTPGRLGMQGAVDKATEIVATQENAFKPDQFSNPANPAAHRNTTGPEIWEAAQGQVDIFVAGVGTGGTLTGVTEYIKGKHPDLMSIAVEPAASPVLSGGGAGPHVIQGIGAGFVPANLNRDVVDQIFTVEGEDAMNGARTLARSCAILCGISSGANYHAAFQTGLQHPGKNIVFMVCDTGERYISTNLFDL; encoded by the coding sequence GTGAAGGCGATTAAAGATATCACCCTGGCCTGCGGCAATACCCCCCTGGTCTACCTGGAAACACCCTCCCGGGAATGCGGGGCAAATCTTTATGCTAAACTGGAATATTTTAATCCAATGGGAAGCGTTAAGGATCGGATTGGCCTTGCCATGATTGAGGCTGGTCTGAAAAGTGGACAGATCGGAGCGGATACGCTTATCGTGGAACCAACATCTGGGAATACCGGTATTGCTCTGGCGTTTGTGGCACGTATCAAAGGGTTGAAGCTTATTTTGACCATGCCTGAAACCATGAGTATGGAACGTCAAAAATTGTTACGTCATTTAGGGGCACAACTGGTTTTGACACCGGGGCGCCTTGGCATGCAGGGTGCCGTGGATAAGGCGACTGAAATCGTTGCAACCCAAGAGAATGCTTTTAAGCCCGACCAGTTTTCAAATCCGGCAAACCCGGCTGCTCATAGGAATACCACCGGTCCGGAGATCTGGGAGGCGGCACAGGGCCAGGTTGATATTTTTGTAGCCGGGGTAGGTACCGGCGGTACCCTGACCGGGGTAACGGAATATATCAAGGGCAAACACCCGGACCTTATGTCCATTGCCGTGGAACCGGCTGCCTCGCCTGTGCTTTCTGGGGGGGGAGCAGGTCCCCACGTTATCCAGGGGATTGGGGCAGGTTTTGTTCCGGCGAATCTGAATCGGGATGTCGTTGACCAAATTTTTACGGTCGAGGGAGAAGATGCCATGAATGGTGCCAGAACCCTTGCCAGGTCATGCGCAATCCTTTGCGGCATCTCATCCGGTGCCAACTATCATGCGGCGTTTCAAACCGGCCTTCAGCATCCGGGAAAAAATATCGTTTTTATGGTATGTGACACAGGTGAACGGTATATCAGCACGAATCTGTTCGACCTGTAA